CAGTCACATCCCTGCATACCCTGAAGTTAGAATTCCACTAGCTTCTGTCTCCTTACATCATAATTCTTAAAGTGGGGGGAAACAATTATCTGAGTTGGCTCCTGGTAGGACCAGCAAATGGGAATCCCCTCTTCTCCGTTGTGGTGCCCACCTGCACGTGTAGACACCCAGACACCACAGCTTTTACTTCTGGAACTCCCATTATTACTGTAGTTCCTTCTGATGTTCCCTGTACCCCCTGCAGGCTCAGCTGCGTTTTCCCTCACACAGCTCTAGGTTGTAGGGTCATTGCCTTCTTTCTGACAGCACATCCAGCGTCAGACTGATGATCAGAGCACATCTTGAGGAGCACTTGGGACCCACGCTGATGGAGGGTATGAGGCTCAGAGCTCACACATCATCTTTACATAATTGCAACAGGTTCTCAGCAAATAGAAGGAGTCCTTCTAGGGTATGGGAATCTTCTTCACCTTCCCTCCTGTGATCTTTACACAGGGACTTTGCCAGTGCCCCCAAGAAGGCACACCATCCAAAGAGAGAGGCTGCTGTGGACAAAGGCAGCTGTGAAGGAGACGAGGAGGAAGAAAGTGACGATGATTGGGAAGAGGTAGAAGGTAAAAACATCAGAGCTGTGTGATTGTGTTTTTCTGGTTGAATCGGCTTAGAGGCATGTCACTTAGTTACCCGTTGTTCCCTTTCGAAACTAAGATCTAATAAGGTTGCAGTAGGGACTTGCTTTTGATGCAAGGAAAAATTCATGACCAGGTTACCGAAAATGTATGGTCTTCCTCTGGTGGCTGTCAGGAGTAGattgtgaaagagagagggaacgtCATCTCGTAGAAAGCACACAGGCTTTGAGTCCTGGGTTCAGAGCCCAGCTTTGTCACTTATAGTGGAGTGAGCAAATCCACCTGTCAGAGCTGAGTTTTTTCACTGATGACATTCAGTAAGCATTGAATGCTCCCTGTGAGCTGTGCACAGGCTAGGATCCAGAACTGTGTTGGCGGAGGAAAGGTTTGCAAACGTAATGGGCCTAAAGCCTCATATATTCACAGTAAGTAGCCGCTAATATTATCATCCCTGATTCCTTCTGTCTAGCTTGACTTTATCTCAGCTCTTgatttggaaaatgatttttgaaaaccaacaaaaaaattttttaatgtagtacATAGACCCCACCTAGATTCCTAACTGTAACATTTGCCATATTgaatgtgtctttctctctgcataTATACATTGTagaaccatttgaaagtaagttgcaagggcgctggggtggctcagtctcaggatatgatctcacagttcaccgGGTTAAGCCCCaaatctggctctgagctgacagtggggagcctgcttgggattctctccccctctctctgcccctctcctgcttgtatgCATGcactgctctctctgtctctgaaaaataaacatttaaaaagaaaataagttgcaGACACCCTGGCACTTTACTTGTAAATACTTCATGCATTTCAAGAATAAGACATTCTCCtacatgataaaatattttcacacctaagaaaatgaaaagtcccCATTTGTTACAAAAATATCCTTCCTaggtatgtttttgtttgttgctaaTCCAGGATCTAAGGTGTGAGCCTTGTATTTGGTTATACCGCTTTAGTCTCCTTTAGTCGAGAACAGTATGTGCTACCCAGCCCTGTTTTTTCACTTGTGGAACACTGCTGTTTTTGAAGAGTCGTGGCCTCTTCTTTTGTGGGATGTCTCATAGTCTAGTTTTGTCTGACAGACAGTCACACATCTCAGGGTGGTGGTAATGGGTTTCAGTGTCTCTTGGTTTCTTATACATGTAAGGTTTACCTGAATTTAGGTTCAGCTCTTAATACTGCATCCGTTAAGAGGCACCTAATATCAGGTTGTCCTACTAGTGACGCAAAGTTCGATCGTGTAAGGTGGTCCTGCCAGGTTGCAACAATATAAAGgtacattttttcctctttaattagCCGTCTCAGGTGGTactaaagaatttctttttaatgtttctttttgagagacaacacacacctgtgtgtggggaaggggcagagagagagggagacagaggatctgaagcagactctgcattgtcaacagagagcctgatgcggggctcaaactcacaaacagtgagattgtgacctgagctgaagtcagacacttaacccattgagccccccaggtgcccctacttaatGGTTTTAGTATGTTTTGATCTTTACCAAGTCAGAGATTATTACACTGAGCATTGcaaaatggaatattctgaatcTGTCATTTCATATTCATTGATCAGGTGACTTTGATCTGTAAAAAAgaacttttctcttttaagaatttattttgagtATCGCTGTGGactcagatattttaaaaattgaaatatgttATCAGTTAGTATTGTTATACTTTTTGATCTTCAGACTGTCCCAGATTTGGCTCGTGGGAGCCCCTTTAAGCCAGTTACCCTGCTGTGTCCTGTTGCTCTGgccttactcatttttgagaacaTTTTCGTTTTCTGGCACAAGAAGATGTGCCAGGCCTACCCTATACTTTTCTTGCTCCAGACCTATAATCAGCTTTTGTTTCTGCAGGAAGTCCTGGCTCTTTTCAGTAGGGACCCGTATATACAAACCAGGTCTTGACATTAGGTGTGTTCATTACCAACGGGGTGTCAGTGCGTCTGGACCCACAGCCGCTTTAAAAGGGCCTTTGCTGATGACATTCACAGTTAGATCCAGTTCAGTGAATTCAGTTTATGTCAGCTAGCGTTTACAAGTGATGCaggggataaagagaaaaaaagatgcatTCCTCGTCATGACAAGTTTGCGATTGGGGCTGTGAAGACCCCTCAGTCATTCCTCTATACAGAGCAAATTGTGATATGTGTTACTGTAGtaaaacagagaatagaaaattGTTCTTGTTTggcactttttttccccttggataAAGGCTAAGTCTCTACTAAAACACATACTTGAGCATCAGCTCCTTGATACCAGAGATCTGTATTTAATTCAACTCAGTGTTTCTGTGCCCTAGTTTCCTGTGTCTCTGGGTTGCTGTTCAATCAACTTCAATGAGCAATAAAGTAAAACAGCACAGTGTGTGGCATTTTTGAGGTACTCAAAAACATGATAGAAGTAGGGGACTCCTGCCTCGCATCTGCCCTGTTCTGTTCCTTACTCCCTCCATCTCAGCAGAACTCAATTTTGTTCGTGTGATCGctgttataataattattatcactgatttttgaatatttttgttgatAGAACTTAGTGAGCCTGTGCCGAGTGATGCAGGAGAAAATGCAGCCTTCTCTAAATCTGTCCTGCCTGTGAAGCCAGTGGAGATAGAAATTGAAACACCCCAGCAGGcaaaagccagagaaagaaggTAAGATTAGGCATTTGCTTCTGGATTCCTGTCGCATATAATCAGCAAGAGCTGCTATGTGACGAGAGCTTTTGAGAAACACGTAGGAGACCAGGGCTGAGTACCAAAGTGGTCAGGAGCCTTAGGTGGGAGAGCCCTGGGGTCACCTTTAGGACTTGAACAAGAATCTTGGTTTGTTCTCTGGCTGGGACAGGGCGTGGAGAGAGAGGAAACTCTTAGGTATTAAACATCTGTTGTGTCCAAGGGCTCTGCGGGTTGTCTGTTAACTTAAACTTTAAGGTAGTTTGTGAGTGAGGACCTGGGCGCTCTgagaaattcagtaaagttttagGAGTCACTCAGACAGGAAGTGGATGAGCCAAGATCTAAATCCCTCTCCATCCAACTTGACCCTCATCTTGTCGCACCACATCACACTGCACGATTTGAGGCAGTGCCCCACTGTGGTAGGGAGCCCCCATTCCATCCCTAGGTTCCTGGGACCGCTGTAGCCCCTGGTGGCTTGGGAATGTGTAACACCACACCTTGTAGTTAATGGCCAATGACTCCCGCTGTGTGACAGGCACATCATCAGGCACGAAGAAAGGAGATGATAGAAGTCATTCAAGAAGTGTGAAGTTGGCTTATGGATGCAGGGGACACCGGCATGAGAGACCTCTTACAGCAGAGCAGCACCAACAAATGAGTGTGCACCAATGTAGCACAAAAGTACCCATGCTAAGGGGGGGAATCCGTAATCGGGAGGTCAGACAGGCAGAGAGGACTGCTTGGAGAATGTGCACTTCAAAGCACGTCTGTGCGGCGTGTCGGGTAGAGAAAGTCTAGGCACTTAGGCGAGAAGGACCAGAAAATCTGCAGAAGGTAGCCAGCTTGCAGATTCGCCTGCACAACCTCGTGCGGGAAAACAAGGGGCGCCAATCATGAGACATcacaagggaaaggaagtgaTTGGGGGCTGGGGTCAGGCGTCGCCCGTCTCCCACTTCATCCTCGGATTTTTCCATATGCATGGCAGTGAAAGGATAAAAATGGAGTTCGAGACATATCTTCGGAGGATGATGAACCGTTTCAGTAAAGAAGTCCGTGAGGACACACACAAGGTAAGGGCAGGGGTGAAAGGACAGTGTCCTCTCTGTCAAGGCAAGGTGGTGTGGTGCCAGAACTTTGGTCTCAGTGAAGCCTGGGAATAAGGAAAGGGATCGGCGTGGGTTGAGCAGTGGAGGAAGGCTTTATtgaagagaaagggcagaggacACAGGCTGGGGGGACTGCCCAAGCCGAGCTGAGAGCACATGGTGGGACGACCAGTGTGTCTGCGTCTTGGGGGGTGCGTGCATCGGAGGCCTGTGGAGAGCGAGGGAAGGGCACTTTGATGTCCCTTGGGTCGGCAGCGGCAGCCAGAGGAGGTAGAGACGGCAGAGGTGGAAGAGACCCGTGTGTCTGCAGCAGCCGCAGAAATACGGAGGTGAGGTGAATGCAGAGCAAGGACAGTGAAGAGAtgagacccctccccccccgccgccccaaaGCCTTGAGGAGTATATGGGATAGCTGTGCTGCTTGTACCTTTTGGTAGAGGTGAAAGCAGGGGAAGAGTTAATACGGCTCCCAGATTGTAAGCTTCAGTGAGGGGAGAAGGGTGAGCCACTGACTCAAACGGGGTGGTCATAAGTGGGTTTGACGACGGTTTTGCAGGGAAAATGATGTAAAGCTGTGGGGCGATGGGGAGCAGTCCTGTGATCATCTCATTAGGTTGGGGAGCAGTTGGAACTCAGGTGAAGGGCAGACGTGGGGTCTGCAGTGGGAGGGGCTGGGTTCTTCCAGGGCTGGGGGGCTAGCAGCATGGTGAACCCGTGCCGACCCCCAGCTTGGACAGTTGCTGGCGCTTGTGCGGCCTCGACCTTCTCTCCCACAACTCACTTTTCCTGCCAATCTTTTTGGAGCAAACCCCAGACGTTGTAGAACGTCATCCGTAAATCCTACAGCATATGTCTAAAAGACAaggcctttaaaagaaaaaaaaaaagtttttattttgcaattttgaGATTTGATTATTTCTGTGAGGGAATAAGTAGGGAGGGGACAGGGTGACAAAGTCTTGGGAAATGGCTGAcatggaatttttctttctgtatgtagaaataacaacaaagaacTCCTGCCCACAAAATGTCACTCAGTCTGGCAGCAGAAACCCCTCCGGTTTTCAGCCTACCATCTTCCCCTTTTTCCCAGGTTCACCTGTTGTGCCTGCTGGCAAATGGTTTCTATCGCAGTAACATCTGCAACCAGCCAGATCTGCTTGCCATCGGCCTGTCCATCATCCCAGCTCGCTTTACCAAAGTGCCACCTCAAGACGTGGATGCCTGCTACCTGTCGAACCTGGTGAAATGGTACGGCCCTCCAGCCCGTCCTGCAGAACCCCAGTGTAGGACTTATGTCTCGCAGAGTCTGGGGGCAGGTCAGTTCCACACACCTTCCCTGAAAGGATCCTATATGCCAGACCTTGGGCACAGCACTGAAGACAGAGAAGCGTCAGGCATGATCTCTGCCCTCGAAGAGCTCCCAGGCTGGCCGGGAAGACCGGTGCACTCAGTTCATCAGGGTAGCGTGCTGGTAGGAGTGCTCAGGAGGGGATGTGCTGGGGCCTGTGGGTGCACAGAGCAGCCGGGGGTCTGGGAAGGCAACCAGGGATGTGAGTGTGGCGGGGTCCTCAGTGGTGAGCAGGGGTCAAGCCGCTCAGACTGGGAAAAGCAGGGCATAGGCAGCCGAGGCTCATGCTCCCTTCCGAGACCGTCCCTTCTGATTTTCTTGGCTATAAAAGAATAGCGAGCATTCCTCTTTGCCATGACCTGTGACACAGGGAACGCCTGGTTTCTTTCCAGGTTCATTGGAACATTTACAGTTAATGCAGACCTTTCAACCAACGAGCAAGATGGCCTACAGACCACATTGGAAAGGAGATTTGCTATTTACTCTGCGCGGGATGATGAAGAGTTGGTCCACGTAAGTGGTCTTCCTGGCAGCACTGTTCTTTAGGACTGTTAGCAAATGACCATGGCAGTCATGTGCCAGATACCGTTCCAGTGTTTTCCATGTTCTTACTCAGTCCTTGTAAGATAAAAAATAGgttctgaagctcagagaggccaaaAAACTTTCTCAGGGTCATTCCGTTGGGAAGCCCTGGAGTCCGGATCGAGACCAGTGACTATTGCTTGCCGTCCTGGAGTACAGAGCACTTCAGTTTTGGTCAGGCGCCCTCGACTTGTTTCCATTAAATATCCAGAAATTACGTCCAGACATCCCAGGGAAATGGTTTTTCAAACACTGGCTGCCGAAATCCTTCAGGAAGTGTTTTCCTCCCTTCCAGTTTGAGCAGCGACACTGGCCGGTTGCTGTGCGGCGAGGAGAGTTCTGTCCACCAAGATGTTGTTGTGTCTGAAAAACAGAGGTAGAAATGCAGTTTTACCCCTGAAAGATTCCTGTTAATCACGTATGCTTGTGTCTGAGCTCcagcttttctctttgttcaggGCAAGAGACCAGACTTCTTGGATCTTAAGAGCCCAAATGAGAGGCATCTTTACCTGTCTTCTGATCTGGCTTGAAAAAGTCTCATATCTGACACGGCCAGGAATCATGCCAAAATGCCACCTCCCAGGGACAAGCATTAATATTTGAGTTCTGTCCTCCCTGTCTTTGTTGCTGTGTGTATTTGCAAAGTATTTTCCCACCCCAAAATGATACCGTGTGCCCATTAAATAGTTACCCGGcattctgcttcctcctccctctccctcaagcACCTGGCAGCCACCGGTCTGCCTTCCGTCTCCACAGATTTACGTGTTCTGGATGTTTCATGTGGAAGCAATACAACCTGTGACCTTCTGTGACTGGATAGACCACATGTTGtttattcatcagttgttggGCATTTCGgttgtttccatctcttggctGTTGTAAGGAGCACTGCCGTAAACGTGTGCGTACGTGTACTTACTCGAGCTCTTGTTTTCACTTCTTCTgaggagtggagttgctgggtcattccgtgtttaactttttgaggaatcgtCAGacttttccacagcggctgcaccgttgcacattcccaccagcagggtgCAGGGACTCCACTTTGTCCACATCTTCGCCAGTGCTcgttgttttcctttaaaaaattttttttattgtagtcatCCGAaggggtgtgaagtggtatctcgttgtggttttgacttaCGTTTCCCTGGTGACTCATGATGGTTAGCGTCTCCATGTggttattggccatttgtatatctccttCAGAGAAATACCCAAGTAAATCCAATGCCTGTTTTTTAGTTGggttctctgtctttttttttgttcaatcGTGAGAGTTCTGTATGTACTCTAGACACTAGGCACCTGTCACgtatgcaaatattctctcctattctgtaggttgtcttttccctttcttgataAAGTCTGTTGATGtacaaaagttttcattttgtcaaagttcagtttttctgtttttcctttgttccttatacttttggtgtcatatctaaaaatccattgccaaatccaagctCACGTagatttcttcctctgttttctgctAGGAGTTTTATACTTGTAGACCTCTTACAtataggtcttttatccattttgagttactatTTATATATGATGTGAGGTGAGCAttcaccttcattcttttgcatgtggagacACAGTCGTTCCAGCACCCTTGGTTGAGGAGACCGCTCTCCCAGCTATCTGTTGTGTTATCTTCACTGTTGGCCGAAGAGACAAGATTTTCAGTGGGGATTGCATGGTCTTGGCACCCTCATCAAAAATCAATTGCCCAAGGATGTATGGGTTAATTCTAATTCCATTTATCCACCATGACTCCTTGTCTCCTCTATtctgacagtttctcagtcttctCTTGTCCTTGCTATCTTGATACTTTTGAAGAATACTGCTTAGGAATTTTATAGGGggtccctcaatttgggtttctTTGATGTTTTCTCACCCCCTCTGCTTTTAACTTCAGAAGAAACGTGcaaaagtaatcttttttttcgTCACAACATGGCTTTTCATGGAAAACTCACCCTCCTATTTCTGGCTTTCTCAGCTGGGCGTTACAGTAATTCAGGAGAAGCGGGTCCCTGAGGTCCGCATGGGAAGATCTTGCTCAGATACTTTGTCACTGTCACTGTCGCTGTTTTGGAGGTTTATTCCCCCAACCAGGCTCCCATCCTTACAGGGTAACAGATTTTTAGAGTCGCAGCCTCCAGTTGAAAGACTCCTTgtgggaaaaatggaaaatggagtaGACTTTGGGGATCTGGTGATaatgatgttttctgttttttcttcttagagtgatgtcatttaattattttctcttaatcaCATGCACGACATATGTTGAATACAGAACAATCAGAAGATagataaattggaaaaaaaatcacctgtaaaCACCCATATCCACAAAATGGGTCCTTTTCTAAACACgcttatatgtttatatttctatactttttttttttttttacaaaaattaacattacaCATAAAAAGCAAACCATTTTTCTACGAAGATAAATCTCttcagcattattattattattattattattttacattatttttcagagagagagacagagcacaagtgggaggaggggcagagagagagggagacacagaatccaaagcaagctccaggctcctagttgtcagcacagagcccgacacagggcttgaactcacaaaccgtgagatcatgacctgagccaaagtcggatacctaaccgactgagccacccaggtgcccctctccaggattatttttaatagtgtGGAGGTTTCCAGCCTTTCTTGCTTGGTTGTTTCTGACTTTTCCCCGTTATAAAAATCTACCCACAAGAAACAACATAGAATTAGTTAAatcctcatatttttttttcttagaataaatgtgtcattgtttttcattgtagATATTTTTACTGATTCTCCGGGCCCTGCAGCTCCCCACCCGACTGGTATTGTCTCTGCAGCCGGTTCCTCTGAAGTTACCTACAGCAAAGGTGGGGTTCTCCCAGAGGGTAGTTGTGTCAATAAGAAGGGAGAAATTCTCGCACTTCACAAAAAAATTGATCATTGGACTTTTTTCAAGGGTTGGTATTCACAGGGCATGGGCCTCTTGGAGCCTGCCTTGCACGTCCCCTgtgttgggaagactggacaCCAGTGGGCCTCCGGCAGCCTGAGCTTGATGGAGCTTGAGGTGTAGAGAGGGGTCTGAGAGAGATCTTGGCTCCTTGGTGGGTTAGTTTCTGCCGTGAGGTGCAGTAGAAAggccccatcctcctccccctcctcctcgtcAGTGTGGAGTGATAGCGGGTGAAGGACTCTGCATTCCGCCATCGTCTAAGGAGGAGGCTCGGTGCTGTACTCACTGCACTGTTAGCACGGTCTGAAACGTAGTGTCAgaggtggattttttttgtttttaagtttacttatctatttatttattttgagagagggacaatgagtgggagaggggcagagaaggagggggacagaggatccgtagtgggctctgtgctgacagcacagatgcagggttcgaactcgaaaccatgagatcatgacctgagccaaagtcggccgctcaactgactgagccgcccaggtggcCCTGAAATTCTGTATTCTTAATGCAACAACTTTATTAAGTCTGTCAGTATTTTGTTTGCAAGATACGTtatgtgccaaaaaaaaaaaaaaaaaaaagtacattgtaTGCAAGGTGTGTATTATTGCCAAGGACACTGAGATTCAGAGGTTCATATGTACCTAATGATATGTTTATGGGTACATACGGAGACGTTTATAGGTGTTTATGTATAAGtctatatgtaaaaaatatttgaagcaagtGAATAAACGTCTGCATACTTTACTGGCACcatagaagaaaggagaaacagagctGGGATTGGAGCCCAGGTTTGTCTGTTTCCGGTGTTCTTTTCCCCGGGCTACACTCCAGAGTGGAAAGAGTCACACTGTGGCCTGTCTAAGGTGCCTTGGGTTTCAGTGAATGCCGTCTTACAGTCCTAAAGTCGAGCCAGCCTGTCACTGTCTGAGCTGGGGACATCCTGTGTACATGGGTTCTGTAGCCAGTGACTTGGGCCTGGTAGATTATAGGATCTCCTatcattagcaaaaaaaaaaaagaaaaaacaaaaattcctcttctgtttaagggaaagaaagcttccaaggAGAGATCTACAGAGGGTCCCGGAGGCTCCTTGGAAACTTCCAGCCCAGTTCCGGAAAACCAAGCTAAACCCAAGAGTGGCAAGGGGACCGGACAAGAGAGCACTCCTTCTGCAGGCACTGGCAGTCCGAGCGCCAGAGGGAAGAGGAGCAAGGCAGCCGCAGTTGGGAAGAAACGGCGTGGGCCCTCCTCCAGTGAGGAAGAGGAGCGCAAGGcgggggggcaggaggagggcccCCGGAGACGTCGGCAGGGCCGGGAGCGGCAGGTGGCCTCCAGGGTGTCGTACAAAGAGGAGAGTGGGAGTGAGAGGGGCAGCAATGGCTCTGACTTCGAGCCGTCCAGTGGGGAAGCCCGTCATTCATCCGATGAGGATTCTGAGCCTGGCCTTCCCAGGCAGAGGAGGGCCCCGGGCCCCCAGAGGACAAAGGCAGGGTCTAAGAGTGACTCCAGGACCCACCGTGGAAGGCACCCTAGGCGCTCTGGCTTTCCGGCAGCGTCCACGAGCTCTTCGAGCAGTAAGAGCAAGCGAGGCAAGAAAATCTCCAGTGATGgtgagggggcacagagagggacagCGGCCGGCAGAGACCAGTGGCTGGAGGTGTTCTGTGAGCAGGAGGAAAAGTGGGTGTGTGTGGACTGTGTGCACGGTGTGGTGGGCCAGGCCGTGGCCTGTTACAAGTACGCCACCAAGCCTATGACCTACGTGGTGGGCATCGACGGTGACGGCTGGGTCCGGGATGTCACCCAGAGGTACGACCCAGCCTGGATGACCACAACCCGCAAGTGCCGAGTTGATGCCAAGTGGTGGGCTGAAACCTTGAGACCGTATCAGAGCCCGTtggtggagagggagaagaaggaggactCAGAGGTAAGGCTGGCGGGGAGGGAGGACGAGGGGACTCAGAGGGAaggcgggcagagagggaggaggaggaggactgaGGGAAGActggcagggagggaagaggagggggactCAGAGGGAAGGCCTCAGCTGCCACAGGTTCGAGGCCCATCTTGGTGCACCTTATGTGTgcccagccccatgtggggttatCTTTGAGTGTGAGCTCCTATAATTATCACAACAGTACTATAGAGCTGGGATGATTATTGCCTTAATTTTACCAGTTAAAAATGTAGGACCTGAGAGATAAACTGCCTTCGTACTTGAACCCGTGTCTATCTGGGTTTGAAGGCATATACTGTGTGTGTTTTTAGTTATTGCCTAGTTGTAAATTTGGagcttgaaaataatttatgcaaGTCCTATAAATTGCACTCCGTGAAGAAAAACTCATGAATGTGATGGTCCTCTGTGTCCCcgcctgtgcccccccccccccccatgcacacTCAaaggagcacacacacacaaatgtcccTCCTCGGATCTAGAACACTCCTCTCCTGGGAAGGGAGGGACTCCGGAAGGCACTCTGGGAAGCAGGCTGCTAAGACATAGTACAGTGTGTGTGTCCTAGGACTCCCCATTGACCCGAGCCCCTTACGCATGAGTTATGTTGGGTAGAGCTCAGCCTTTGCCCAGATTTGCCAACGAATTAGTCCCACCTTGTCAGGACCGGTGAAGCGTGGGTTTATGTGCCACTCTCCGTAGCCGTGCGGTTCACTCTGCTGAGAGTTCAGTCCGGCGGCGTTCGGGCTCATTTTACTCAGAAGTGATGGGGAGGTGGGAATTGTGCAGGTGGCGTCCTGACTAAAGTGTTTGCGGTGGAGGCTGACCGCGCTCCTACTCCCGACCACTCCGCCTTGCCAGTCCTTGCCAGTCTACGAGGGCCGTTTAGAAAGATGCCAGGGAAGGCGCAGGGCCTTTGGGGAATAGGATGTGAACTACAGCAGGGGAGTCGCCCACTGAGAAATCCAGAGCCTCGAAGAAGGGCTAGGAGAACAAGTAGTAGTTATAGCGGACTAAGCCGAGTCACACAGCGTGAACAGCCCCTTTGAGTGTCCCGGGAGAGCGGGGTCAAGTACACGCGCACTGCAGGCTAGTGGTGTCACTTCCGCGTGAGGCCGCCTGAAGAAAGCCCGTGTGTCTTCCCCGAGGAACAGAGTAGGCGCTGCTCTGCGAGGGCTGCCAGGGGTCTGAGCGCTGAGAGTGAATAGGTTAGGTGACCCTTCCGAGCTGCCACGAGCCACAGAATTACATGCTTCTGCAGCTTTTGATTTATCTAAAATCTATCTGGGGACGTTACTGTTACTGGTGCTTGTTAAACCTCTGCTCCACTGTTTCCGAACAAGGGGGTCTAAGGATCGCCCACCTCAgacctcccctcctcttccagaCATGTTCAGTGTTGTCTCTCTGGCCTTTGCAGTTTCAGGCAAAGCACCTGGGCCAGCCTTTGCCAACGGTCATTGGCACGTATAAGAACCACCCTTTGTACGCCCTGAAGAGGCATCTCCTGAAATACGAGGCCATCTACCCCGAGACAGCCGCCATTCTGGGGTATTGTCGAGGAGAGGCTGTCTACTCCAGGTGCGTGAGGCGGCCCGGTGGCTTTGTCTTCCCGATGGCCCGGGACTAGCGGCCTTCTGGGGCAGGGGGCTGCTAACGTCGGCCCTTTAGTCAGAAGGGTTGAGCTTtgtggtgtgtgtgcacgctGTCCCATGTGGGACGTGGGTAGAGGGATTGTAGCTTAAAGATGAGAACAACACGGATTGAAAGACCAGCAGGTGAAGAAAGGTTATggggagaaataaaaagtacaacaaGGTCTgtataagaataaaaaaacatacccataaaatagaaggaagaaaagatttgaTCCTGACAAACTGAGTGCATATTTTAATG
The Panthera uncia isolate 11264 chromosome A2, Puncia_PCG_1.0, whole genome shotgun sequence genome window above contains:
- the XPC gene encoding DNA repair protein complementing XP-C cells: MVRKRAAGREPQGREPCGRKAKGKSTARREEKEADVLQDEKPLKRSLLSKVSRETRKRGCSDPGGPAHSPAKRKAAKVTVKSENAEVKDEALSDGEDFRDFASAPKKAHHPKREAAVDKGSCEGDEEEESDDDWEEVEELSEPVPSDAGENAAFSKSVLPVKPVEIEIETPQQAKARERSERIKMEFETYLRRMMNRFSKEVREDTHKVHLLCLLANGFYRSNICNQPDLLAIGLSIIPARFTKVPPQDVDACYLSNLVKWFIGTFTVNADLSTNEQDGLQTTLERRFAIYSARDDEELVHIFLLILRALQLPTRLVLSLQPVPLKLPTAKGKKASKERSTEGPGGSLETSSPVPENQAKPKSGKGTGQESTPSAGTGSPSARGKRSKAAAVGKKRRGPSSSEEEERKAGGQEEGPRRRRQGRERQVASRVSYKEESGSERGSNGSDFEPSSGEARHSSDEDSEPGLPRQRRAPGPQRTKAGSKSDSRTHRGRHPRRSGFPAASTSSSSSKSKRGKKISSDGEGAQRGTAAGRDQWLEVFCEQEEKWVCVDCVHGVVGQAVACYKYATKPMTYVVGIDGDGWVRDVTQRYDPAWMTTTRKCRVDAKWWAETLRPYQSPLVEREKKEDSEFQAKHLGQPLPTVIGTYKNHPLYALKRHLLKYEAIYPETAAILGYCRGEAVYSRDCVHTLHSRDTWLKQARVVRLGEVPYKMVKGYSNRARKARLAEPQLQDQNDLGLFGRWQTEEYQPPVAVDGKVPRNEFGNVYLFLPSMMPVGCVQLNLPNLHRIARKLDIDCVQAITGFDFHKGYSHPITDGYIVCEEYKDVLLAAWENEQALIEKKEKEKREKRALGNWKLLVKGLLIRERLKIRYGDKSEAVAAQAHAGGGLSSDEEEGTSSQAEASRILAASWPQNREAEEEQKPQCPKKTKREKKAAASHLFPFEKL